From the genome of Longimicrobium sp.:
GGTCCTTGTAGGTCTGCGCCAGCGTGCAGATCTGCTTCAGCACCGTGCCGGCCTCGCCCTGCTTGGCGTTCTTCGACACCGCGTTGAACTTGGGGATGGCGATGGCGGCCAGGATGCCGATGATGACCACGACGATCATCAATTCGATCAGGGTGAAGCCCTTGTTGTTGCGGACGTTGCGCATGGGGGTGCTCCTGCTGGGTTGGTTGGGCGCTTCAGCACTGATGCCGTGCTGCTGGCACGGAGTAAGGCAACGGCCGTACCACCTGCCCGGCATTCTGCAAGTCGTTGCCAGAGGCGTGTTTGCGTCTCTTGCGGCGCTGCCGCGCGCCGTCGAGGCGCGGCAAAGTGCTGGATTTCGTGCAGAATGCTTGCGGGCGCGCGGATGCTGTCCGGTGCTCCGGCGCGGACCGCCCGGACCGTAACGTATCCCCCGCCCGCCACACCTCGGGAATGTCCTCAAAAACGCGTCGCACTCGTGGCGGGTGGCGGTTAGGACTTCCGGCCTTCACCTCCCTACATTCTGGACAGCGGTGGACGTGATGGTTTCCGGGCGGTGGATGGAGGTGGGGCATGGAGGTACGGAGAGGTGGGTACACGATGGTGGAATTGCTGGCCGTGCTGTGCATCGTGGGCCTGGCGTGCGCGATGGGAGTGCCGAGGCTGGACGGGATGCTCGCGCGGATGAGGGTGCGGAGCGCCGCGAACCTCGTGGCGGGCGACCTGGCCCTGGTGCGCATGCTGGCCGTGCGCGAAGGCCACACCGCCGTGCTGGTGCTGGAGCCTTCCGCCGACTGCCAGGTGCGCTTCCGCGGCCGGCGGGCCGGGTTCCGGTACCGGGTGCACAGCCAGCCCCACCCCGCCGGCCCGTCGCGTGTCGTCGACCTTCGCCTCGCGGGTGGGCGCGTGTGCATGGAAATGAACGGGCTCGACTCGCTGGCGGTGAACTCGCGCGGGCTGCCGCGCGGGTTCAACAACCGCACCGTGTGGGTGCACGAGCGGACGTACGCCGACAGCCTCTTCCTTTCGGTCGCGGGACGGGTGCGGCGGAGCCGGTAGCGGCCGCGCGGAGCCGGAAAAGTTTTCCGGCCACCGCAGGTTCTTCGGGTCGAGGCCGGGTGGCAGGGAGGCTGAAACGGCGCCGTTTCAGGGTTTCGGATTGGGCACGGATGTTACGTGGGGTGTCAGCATGATTTGCGCACACCACATCCGCCGCGGCGGTCGCGCGGGCTTCACGCTCCTCGAGCTCATGGTGGTCCTGCTCCTGATGGGGCTGGTCCTGGCCATGGCCGGGCCCAGGTTCACCGCGACCATCCGGTACTTCACGGCCCGGAGCGCCACCTCGCACGTGCTCGCCGACCTGGCGCTGGCCCGCACGCAGGCCGTGCGTGAAGGCAACACCGCGTCGTTCCGTCTCGTCACCCCGTCACAGTACATGGTGACGGTCGATGCTCCGAACGGGACCGTGGCGCGGGTCGTCAAGAACGTCACGCTCGAGGGCACCGCCCGCGGCGTGGCGGTCACCGCCCCGGCCGGAGCACGCATCGCCTTCGACTCGCGTGGCATGCGCCGCACCGGGGCCGGCCTGGGAGACAATCTCGTCATCACCCGCCAGGGCGGGCTGACGGACGTCATAACCGTTACCATCGTGGGAAGAGTGATCCGTGACTAGTGATCCGGCAGGCACCCGGCCGCGGGCCGACGCGGGGTTCAGCCTTGTAGAGGTCCTGGTGGCCATGGTCATCCTGGCCGTCGGCCTGCTGGGCGTCGAGGCCATGGCCATCGGCGCCAGCCGCCAGATCGGCATGGCCAATCGCACCACCCAGTACACCCTGATCGCTACGCAGGAGCTGGAAACCGGGCTCAAGACAGTACGGGCGGGAGGACAGCCCCAGGCCAAGCGCTACGCCCTGGATGGGGGCGGCAGCGTGGACGTGGTCGCCAACCCCCAGGTGCAGCCCGATGCCGGTACGATGTGGCAGATCACCGTAACCGTGACCCCGCCGTCCGGGGACCACCTTCGCCTGCAACCCGTCACCGTCCTTGGCCGTGCGCTCACTCCCCTCAACAACTGACCGGGCCCGTGCCCGCGGCGGCTTCACGCTCGCCGAGCTGATGATCTCGCTGGTCATCGGCGGCATCCTGGTGGCCGTCGTGCTCCAGTTCGTGAGCGGCCAGACCCGCACCGCCGCGGCGCAGAGCGCGCGCGAACAGGTGCAGCAGAACGCGCGCGGAGCGCTGGAAATCGTGGGAAGCGACCTTCGCGGCGCCATCTCGGACGGGCTGCTCCGGGCAGACGCGCAGCGGCTGGATTTCATGCTCCCCCGCAGGTGGGGCGTGGTCTGCAGCACAGCCGGCGCGAACACCACCACGGCGCTCTTCCCGGTCATCGCCGGCGCCGACCCCTTCCCAACGGGGGAGGGCGCCGGCCTGATCGTGTATCGAGGCAACGCCTGGCTTCCCGCGGTGCCCGCGCTCGCCACCGTCACCGCCACCGCGCCGGCCCCGCTCGGGACCTGCCCCGGCGCGGCAGGGAACGTCGAGGCGGTCACGCTGACGGGCGCGGGACATCCGCTGACCGCGGCCGCGGGCGACCGGATCGCCGTGTACCAGCTGGTCCGCTACGACGTGGGTGTCTCGCAGGGGGAGCGGTGGATCCGCCGCAGCGACGGCAGCGGGACCGGGAACAGCGACATGCAGCCTCTGGCCGGCCCCGTCGATGACCAGTTCGTCGGGTTCGAGTACCTCAGCGGCAATCCCCCCGTCTCGATCGGTGTCGCCCCCGGCCTGGCCGCCGCGGCCAGCAACATCGAGATGATCCGGTTCCGTGTGCGCACCGTCAGCGTACCCCGGCCCGGTGGGAGCCAGCAGGTAGAAGAAGACTCCGTCACCGTCCAGATCCGCAACTAAAGGCCATGCCGATGATGCTCCCGAACCTGGCGCCCGCCCGCAATCGCCGCGGCGCCGCACTGCCGGTGGCGCTGATGGGGCTGGTGGCGGTGTCGCTGCTGGTCACCGCCGCCCTCTTCACCTCGTCCACCGAGTTCGCCATCAGCGCGGCCCACCGCACCGGTGCCGCGTCGCTCTTCGACGCCGACGCGGCGCTGGAGCAGTACGTGGCCGACCGGCTGGGAGCCGGCCGGGGTATGGCCCCTACCCTCGCCGGCGCCGTCCAGGGGCCGGGCGGGGCGGCGTACACGGTCCAGGTCGACCGGATGTCGGACGCCAGGAACACGGACTCAGACCCCATGACGCGCACCGAGATCTTTTCGCTGCTGGTTCAGCCGGCGAACGGGCGTGGCCGGGGGGTGGGGGCGTTCATCGCCGCGAAGCGCTCGGCCAAGCCGCTGCGCACCTCCATCAACTCGGGGGCAACCTCGGGAGGCGCGATCAAGATCAGCGGCAGCTCGGTCATCAGCAACGGCAGTAACGACAGCAACTACTGCGGCGCCGCCGACAACGAGGCCGACTTCGCGGTGCAGGTCACGTCCGACGCCTGCCCCCCCGGAACCACGAACTGCATCGATGCCGGCGACAAGAACCTCGACGGGGCGAAAGGCACCACCAGCTTCACCAAGGCCGAACTCGCCGAGCGCCTGCTCGGGCCCGGGGTCACCCTGCGCTCGCTGGCCGAGAACGCCGGCATCAAGTTCGGCGCAATGTGGGACTCGCCGAACTATTCCCACAACACGCGCGCGAACTCCAACAGCTCCACTCCGCGCAAGTACAACTGGGGGTGCCCCGCCGCCCTGGGCGTCACCTGCCCCAGCACGGCCGCCGCGGATCTCCACATGGTGGTGGCCATCGACGCCAGCGGCCTGGCCGACAAGACGGTGGTGATCAACGGCGACTACGGCCAGGGAATCATCGTCATCCTCAACGGCCATCTCAGGATCCAGGGCAACTTCGTCTTCAAGGGAATCCTGCTGGTGGAAGGCGACATGGACATCAAGGGCGGGTCCGGGGGCGAGGACGCCAAGATCGAGGGCTCGGTGGTGGCCTTCGGCGCCAACAGCGCCGTCGCCGACAACGTCAGCGGCAACGCCACCATCCGCTACAACACCTGCGGGATCAAGGACGCCGAGCGGGCCATGAACAACTCCGCGCTCGACAACGCGCCGCAGGCCCGGTCCGGCGGAACATTCTCCTGGTACGAACTGATACGGTAAACGCCGCAGTGGCACGGGGTAGGGCGGGCATGTGCCGTATGTCTTGACGGCGGCGCATGCCCGCACTAACGTATGCACGGCCTTCCTTGACCACATTCCACCCGCCTCACTGAGCCGCGGCACCTTGCGGCGCCGGTGTTCCCGCACGAAAGACACGGGTACATGGTTTCGTTCCTGCGCCGCAACAAGAGCACGGTCGGGCTCGACATCGGCAGCGGCTTCATCAAGGTGGCCGTGGTCGACCATTCCGGCGCCGAGCCCGAGCTCACCCACGTGTCGCACACCCCCCTGATCGCCGACGCGATCGTGGAGGGCGAGGTCATGGACCCGCAGATCGTGGTGGAAACGGTGCGGTCGCTCATGGAGTCGGCGGCGGTGAAGCCCCGGCGCCTGGTGTCGTCGGTGGGCGGGCGCGACGTGATGGTCAAGAAAATCCAGATGGACCGGATGAAGGAGACCGACGCGCGCGAGGTCATTCGCTGGGAGGCCGAGCAGTACGTGCCCTTCGACATGGCCAACGTGCAGCTGGACTTTCAGATCCTGGACCCGCTGGACGACGGCCTGCAGATGAGCGTGCTGCTGGTGGCCGCCAAGCGCGAGGTGGTGGACCAGCGGGTGGGGCTGCTTCGCGACGCGGGGCTGCTCCCCCAGGTGGTGGACGTGGACTCGTTCGCCCTTCACAACGCCTTCGAGTACAACTACCCCGAGGCCATGGAGGGGGTGGCGGCGCTGGTGAACGTGGGCCACGAGATCGCCACCGTGAACGTGCTGCAGGAGGGCGCCCTGGTGCTTACCCGCGACGTGCCCTTCGGCTCGCGGCGGCTGCGCGAGGACATGCGCCGCATGCACGGGCTGACGGTGGACGAGGCCGACGCGGTGCTGCAGGGCCGCTCGCCCCGTGCCGGCGAGTTCCAGGACCTGCTGAAGCAGGGCGCGGAAGACCTGGCCGTGGGGGTGGAGCGCGCGCTGGCCTTCCTGGGCGGCGAGGCGGCGGGCCCCGGACGCGTGTACGTGTGCGGCGGCGGCGCCCGCATTCCCGGGCTGGTCGACGTGCTGGCGTCGCGGCTGCGCGCGCGCACCGAGGTGGCCACGCCGCTGCAGCGCCTGAAGGTGCGCCCGGGGGTCACCGCGTTCTTTCCGGTCGACGAGCTCGCGCCCATGCTGATGCTGTCCGTGGGGCTCGCCCTTCGCGCCGCCGCCTGAGGCCCGCGCCCATGACGGCCCTTTTGCCCGAGACGCGCACGTGATCGAGATCAACCTTCTTCCCGGCGGGGCGCAGAAGCGCCCGACGGCCGCCCGCCGCCCCGGGGCCGGCGTGGCGCTGCCCCGGCTGGGGGGCGACCCGCGGATCGCGGGGCTGGGCGGCGCGGCCGTCCTGCTGCTGGCCCTGTCCACCTTCTGGTTCTGGACCTCGGGGCAGAAGATCGCTTCGCTGGAAGCCCAGGTGAACCGCGAGGTGCAGGACTCGGTGCGGCTGGAGCGCTCGATCGCCCTGATGAAGACGCTCGACACGCGCAAGGACACCATCGACCAGAAGATCGAGGTGATCCGCGAGGTCGACGTGCGCCGCTACGTGTGGCCGCACCTGATGGACGAGGTGAGCCGCGCCACGCCGCCCTTCATGTGGC
Proteins encoded in this window:
- a CDS encoding pilus assembly PilX N-terminal domain-containing protein, coding for MMLPNLAPARNRRGAALPVALMGLVAVSLLVTAALFTSSTEFAISAAHRTGAASLFDADAALEQYVADRLGAGRGMAPTLAGAVQGPGGAAYTVQVDRMSDARNTDSDPMTRTEIFSLLVQPANGRGRGVGAFIAAKRSAKPLRTSINSGATSGGAIKISGSSVISNGSNDSNYCGAADNEADFAVQVTSDACPPGTTNCIDAGDKNLDGAKGTTSFTKAELAERLLGPGVTLRSLAENAGIKFGAMWDSPNYSHNTRANSNSSTPRKYNWGCPAALGVTCPSTAAADLHMVVAIDASGLADKTVVINGDYGQGIIVILNGHLRIQGNFVFKGILLVEGDMDIKGGSGGEDAKIEGSVVAFGANSAVADNVSGNATIRYNTCGIKDAERAMNNSALDNAPQARSGGTFSWYELIR
- the pilM gene encoding type IV pilus assembly protein PilM; its protein translation is MVSFLRRNKSTVGLDIGSGFIKVAVVDHSGAEPELTHVSHTPLIADAIVEGEVMDPQIVVETVRSLMESAAVKPRRLVSSVGGRDVMVKKIQMDRMKETDAREVIRWEAEQYVPFDMANVQLDFQILDPLDDGLQMSVLLVAAKREVVDQRVGLLRDAGLLPQVVDVDSFALHNAFEYNYPEAMEGVAALVNVGHEIATVNVLQEGALVLTRDVPFGSRRLREDMRRMHGLTVDEADAVLQGRSPRAGEFQDLLKQGAEDLAVGVERALAFLGGEAAGPGRVYVCGGGARIPGLVDVLASRLRARTEVATPLQRLKVRPGVTAFFPVDELAPMLMLSVGLALRAAA
- a CDS encoding GspH/FimT family pseudopilin, which codes for MICAHHIRRGGRAGFTLLELMVVLLLMGLVLAMAGPRFTATIRYFTARSATSHVLADLALARTQAVREGNTASFRLVTPSQYMVTVDAPNGTVARVVKNVTLEGTARGVAVTAPAGARIAFDSRGMRRTGAGLGDNLVITRQGGLTDVITVTIVGRVIRD
- a CDS encoding PilN domain-containing protein, whose protein sequence is MIEINLLPGGAQKRPTAARRPGAGVALPRLGGDPRIAGLGGAAVLLLALSTFWFWTSGQKIASLEAQVNREVQDSVRLERSIALMKTLDTRKDTIDQKIEVIREVDVRRYVWPHLMDEVSRATPPFMWLTKMAVLEDEGADAAPAPAPAPAAAPADTAKARADSVARASAQAAVAAGPSFNVEGNAGSTQALTRFMRNLEASPMIRDVALITSEQIDFQGRSVLKFSLEARWEQPDPSLVETVPLLNAR
- a CDS encoding type II secretion system protein, with product MRNVRNNKGFTLIELMIVVVIIGILAAIAIPKFNAVSKNAKQGEAGTVLKQICTLAQTYKD
- a CDS encoding type IV pilus modification PilV family protein, whose protein sequence is MTSDPAGTRPRADAGFSLVEVLVAMVILAVGLLGVEAMAIGASRQIGMANRTTQYTLIATQELETGLKTVRAGGQPQAKRYALDGGGSVDVVANPQVQPDAGTMWQITVTVTPPSGDHLRLQPVTVLGRALTPLNN
- a CDS encoding PilW family protein — its product is MRSLPSTTDRARARGGFTLAELMISLVIGGILVAVVLQFVSGQTRTAAAQSAREQVQQNARGALEIVGSDLRGAISDGLLRADAQRLDFMLPRRWGVVCSTAGANTTTALFPVIAGADPFPTGEGAGLIVYRGNAWLPAVPALATVTATAPAPLGTCPGAAGNVEAVTLTGAGHPLTAAAGDRIAVYQLVRYDVGVSQGERWIRRSDGSGTGNSDMQPLAGPVDDQFVGFEYLSGNPPVSIGVAPGLAAAASNIEMIRFRVRTVSVPRPGGSQQVEEDSVTVQIRN